The nucleotide sequence GTGGCTCCGGTCGAGGCCGGAGTGGGCGGCGATGGGCGGGAGGGACCACTTCATGGTGTCTGGGAGGATTACTTGGGACTTCCGGCGGTGGACGGAGGACGGCGATTGGGGCAGCAAGCTGCTGCTTCTCCCCGAGCTCGTGAACATGACGACGCTGGTGAGACGATGAAAGCGTTTCTTTAGTTAAAAACTTTCGATTTTAATTTGGTTTCGTCAATAATTTCGACAGATTATTGAATCGAGTCCATGGCACCGCAACGACATAGCGATTCCCTACCCGACGTACTTCCACCCTTCCACGGTAGCTGAGCTCACGGCGTGGCAAAATAGAGTCCTGAAACAGAGCCGGCCGTGGCTCTTCTCCTTCGCCGGCGCGCCCCGATGGCGGCCGCCCAATTCCACTGCCTCCCTCCGCGACCTCTCCATCGAGCAGTGCCGCGCCTCCGAAAGATGCAAGCTGCTCGACTGCGCTGGTGAACGGGCTGGCGAGTGCTTCTCCCCTCTCCGCATAATGGCTCTGTTCGAAAGCTCCGTCTTCTGCCTTCAGCCCGTGGGGGACTCCCCCACGCGGCGCTCCACTTTCGACGCCATGGTTGCCGGATGCGTACCGGTATTCTTCCACCCCGGCTCCGCGTACACGCAGTACGCATGGCACCTGCCGCGGGACTACCGTAGGTACTCGGTGTTCCTGCCGGAGGAGGTGGTGAGGCAAGGAAACGAGAGCATCGAGCTGGCGCTTAGAAAAATCACGGTGGAGGAAGTGGCGGCAATGCGAAAGGAGGTGGTGGGCATGCTTCCGAGGCTGGTGTACGGCGATCGCCGGAGAGGAGCGGCGGAGTTCGAGGACGCGTTCGATGTGGCGGTGGAGAGGGTGATCGAGATGGTGGAGAAGCAGAGGAAGCAAATGAGAGAAGGGGCTGCCGACGACGTGGCTGAAGAAAAGTATACTTGGAGGCAGAGTCTGGTGGGTGCAAATGTGGGTGACCACGACTGGGATCATTACTTTGACCTATAAAGACGGAACTATGATTTATATGatttgacattaatttttataattaggaTAGTACAGCTTGATTCcatatttttgtttatatttcttttaataatttttaaaataaatcttaAAGTTTCCTGAGAGGAAAAATTCTACTAGTCTTCTctctttattaaattttctatcgATTTTGTTAATTATGCGGTGATAAGGAGATCATCAAGGACGAATTAAAGACGGAGATAGTAATTTACATGAGGTCAAAGTAAAGTGGATAAATATCAGGGAATTCATGAGCTCATCAAAAGTAGGTCAAGTGAATGGGATGAATATTCAGTTAATTTGATTcataaattaatcaaatattgaTTTAGTgttattaattgaattaaattaaaattttattaaaattaaattaatcgaattaattattttagttaacactgagttaattaaatttatttaaaataataataaaaaaattatacaaaattaatatcaaattaaccgaatgtTCACCCCTAAGTGGAGATTTATTTTAGTTGTCGATCGACTTGAAGAGTTTGATCGGCCTGTAGGTTCATCGGAGTAGATTATTCGTACAAACTGATTATATAAGAACATCAAATGACGCACAACTGACCAAGCGAATAACGGATCGATCAGAGCTCATGTCCGGTTGGGTTAGAAACAATCGGTCGAACTaaactacaatgaagaagagcaGATGAGATCGACCGGGCGGGGAGTCCCGACCAAGCGGCTATCCCTCTCGGCCAAATAGTGGGACCCCTCTCATATCTCATAATATCCCTTTGGGAAGTAATGCCGCTGACAACAGTGTATGGTCAACAGGCAAATCATACAAGGGAAGCTTCTACGGTCATATCAGAGATTTGCATGCCTTGTTAAAatatggtgtcagagacacttttatGACATGCCCTTTCATAGGGCGGTTGGAAAAACATGCCTGCGTCTTGAGGAGTGTGCGCGTCGCCTACTATAACactatataaaagggggtctATACACTGACGTAGGTATGTGCTATTCAATATTCACGCTTACGCTTGAACTGTTGCTCCGCCTTCTTCTATTGttccggtgattgacttgagcgtcggaaggtcaacaccgaggaccccttccctggttcggCACTAACGTTGCTTGTGTTGTAGATCGGAGCCGAGTGTTCACGCAGTCAACCGAGGAGCCACATCCCCAAAGGGCCCCCGAGTGAGTGTAGCACAGCCGCACCAGGAGCCCCGAATATATGTCGTGCAACACGTATTAGCAGACTGGCCTAAAGCTGCTAAAGGCAGGACTTGGACGTCgttgttttgctcgttccatcaATCGGCGACACACAATACCCGAGACTGCTACGATTTGATGTTAATTTCAAGTTGAACGTCTCCTCCAGGATATCGCTCTCGGTCACCATCTCTAGACAGCATCATCACCGTCGATCAGACGGGCGACAGGAAGAAGAAAGAACGACGGTCGAGCGACATCAACGTTAGCCTCAACGGAGAAGCAGCGTAGGTCCCGCCTGAGCTTCCACTAAGCGGACTAGACCCTTGGGCCGGGAGGAGGAAAATCGAAGCAACGTTGCTTGGGGCGAAATCAGAATTATCGCCGGAGGGCCAACCGACGGTGATTCCAACAGAGCCAAGAAGTCACTGatatgcgtagattgtatacacttgtttagcttgttttaacgcacattcacatattttgcgcatgctttatctatgcattttcatacttccagctttacttttagcatatttactctttttgttcgaagatctgcttttgtgcattttctgtacacaggagtcgtatTTTGTGAAGGATTTATGATCGTGGCCAGATCTGCAAGCaaaccaaaggaggaaggcaccatccttgtgagccacacgaccctgccataggggggttgcccaggccgtgtgagcATCACCACCCGTGTGGCTGCAGCAGGAAAGGGAGTGGCCATGGTCATGTGAGTTTCACACgcccgtgccaagttttgaagccaacagagccaggtcgtgtacaccacacggccttgCAAGCCCTCCAAAGCTGAAgcagtgcacgaccgtgtagatctacatgaccgTGCAACATTTCTAGAGGCCAAGAACGCCctggccatgtgcaccacacgaccatgcaggagctccagagccggaggcagtgcaggccgtgtagatctacacggccgtgcaagaggAGAAGTGGCAGAGCATGCCACGGTCGTGtctcccacacggccgtgtgagttgaGCAGAGAGGGGAGTAGCACAAGccatgtgagcttcacacggccgtgtctcggggccgtgtggcgccctaacccctcttctatataaagtcttcttcatgatttgaaaggggatcttttCCTTTTGGGGGGAGAGCAAGATTTGGACGATTCCTCTCCATCTTGGAGGATTTTTCCGGCGATTCAAGAGTAGATCTTCAACGTATCGACTCCGAAACCGAGGATTGGATTCGAAGACCGTTCTTAATCGTAGATaaactttctttctctcatttcttggatttagggatcaagaatgcttgtaatcttcttctttttgattttccttcctcgttctatggattagatctctatgtTCTAGGATGGAAAGAGTATTTGtaagatgaattgatgtaaaactcttgtggatttgtcaatttcctatttctatgattttgtcctgtttgtacctattcaatcttgtgtggattgttgtaatTTGGACCTAATTTccattcttgattgaatgtttgaataccttgtggatcttgtagagataatctctcattcgattttccgaggggcgTTCATGACAGACAAGtctgtgtaaggacgtttgagggatgatcttgagggtgaaatatggtcattcaagggggtaagatagattgtatgtgttcaTATTTTATATCTTGATGTAgttgaggagtgatgaattcttatgttgattatcagagggacgcacgtgacaggcaagcccgtgtaaggacaacatagattcattcttaattgatcacatttaggtatagatttcaatcctaggtcggttatctattgcaagagagaaccggcaaccttctacaaatgatggacaattgaggaataagatttagtagatcatttacattgattaaccttacaaagaaaccaaaactcctagaacattcatttatcatagcccttattcttgtttctatttcttttatttctatgtttGCTTTTCATTAGTTGCACTTAGTTTCTGAAAACCAattaattagttgtttagctaattcgcgttgagaaATCTTTAATGgctattccagtccctgtggatacgatatattttattattacttacgacatttccatacacttgcggaacgtcaacaagtttttggcaccgcttgggatgaacctctcctttaTAAGAAATGCAATAATGTGATTTATTGAAGATGTGTGCCcgaagaagaagttagagatatcatatttcattgtcattcttcatcttatggaggatgatccggtagtaagagcgggccccccccttttttcttgtaaagtcaacgccaaggggaagtcaccggtccgactggactgccggccggccgatggaatcgagtacccggaagggtctggccggctcgcacttatagttgggaggcaccccgtcaaatcggggttccgacgctcagttaaaaaggccatggaccgagctgaccttttgaccgatcacagtcataaagcacccctgtttgttagtctccacaaagcacaagtgaACCATCAAGGATGTCCgatcggatgtttaggtatctgtccgctcagactacaagtttggagcaaaggaaagggccagaggatttctttctctaacaacctgtaggtttcacgtgtgtgtcacgCTCCAAATCTTgcgacaggggattctgctgtcccatcgagggcatgctttgactgtagcgatatgggtcaggtaaactttctgacagccgcgtacctaggaaaagacaggtaaactttctgacagccgcatacctaggataagaCAGAGGACACTTaggcaccttggtacgcgtgcccaaacctttcacagctctatataaagaacttcAGGTTTCACCGAGGAGGGGGATTTGGGgggtacgtactctgagacttcgaAAGCCACCTtattcatcgtgatttacctgacttgagcgtcggagggtcgtcgccgggaaccaccttcccggcccgacttctgtgcaggttagccggagcatcgcgccaccagttGGAGGTCTACATCAGCGAgtcagggagcgccacgtgcccagcgtctgttgacttctggttcggacaggatcaaattggcgccgtctgtgggaacgctcctgcattcgaacaagaacaatggacgaggctggacgacaacacacggtggcgctttcaacagaagaactcgatgctctggtcgagatgagggccgccaaacttatgGAGCTAAAGcaaaaagcatcagccgagcgggcggagcaacaagcaacatctgcgtctggtgcccgagcggaagcacctccagccaccgtcgcattccatcgggccttatttcgcacccctgaagccataccggcccgaagagatagaggatcttcctcagatgaaatgccaaggcgggatgacaggaaggggaaagctccccgggcggactcctcccccgagcggatcaatcgccaattttcggaggctatcctacgagaccctctgcccaagcactacgtgcctccgacgatcggcgaatacaatggaacaacagacccggatgatcatctcggtaagttcgataatacagccacgctccatcagtacacagatggagtaaagtgtagagtcttccttaccaccctctcgggatcggctcaacggtggttccggaggttgccggacggatccatcaccagcttcaaggacttccgaacggccttccttcaccacttcgccagtagtcggcgttatcaaaagacaagtgtcagcttgttcgccatcaagcaagagccgagagaatcgcttcgagcttacattcaacgattcaaccaagtggcgatggacatcccaacggccacttcggagacaatgatgaacgccttcacgcaaggccttgtggatggggacttcttccggtcgctcatccgaaagtcgccccgagattatgatcacatgctacatcgggccaacaaatatataaatgtggaagaagcgcaggccgctcggaaaaaggaaactctagccgagcgcgcacctgttcatgccgagcggaaacagcacaccgctcagcagccacccagaggaccgagggccgaagcaattcgatcccctcacgacagatcgcacgtacaagaagtggctgccgctcggcccaagccaaagaagaggtggacccctatgttctgcaccttccaccagacggatacgcacaacacgagggattgccgaagccttccctttgtgtccaatcctgttcccaggaaagccgaacgaaggtctcctcccatcgacaggagacatagGACTCATGAAgttgaccggacccgcaccgagaggcgacatcagcagacacccgatcggcaccgatctccgaggcaggagaatcgccaggcgtccagagaacggtcacgaccgtccgctcgggaggaggaaaataggagcaatacctcccggggcgagatcaacgttattgctggtgggccgaccggaggagactccaaccgggcc is from Zingiber officinale cultivar Zhangliang chromosome 7B, Zo_v1.1, whole genome shotgun sequence and encodes:
- the LOC122006767 gene encoding xyloglucan galactosyltransferase KATAMARI1 homolog gives rise to the protein MSNGNKASARFVVHHLGHGGGGSARCRLCYAVAVSFLLSYLILLSGEVSSPAGAPFTSSRCDGRYIFVQELPASFNVDLVRNCCVFSRWAGDACRLADNGGFGRALGGGWYATDQFALELIFHGRMRQYECLTDDPASAAAVFVPFYPGLEMGHHLWGSNASVRDAAPLELARWLRSRPEWAAMGGRDHFMVSGRITWDFRRWTEDGDWGSKLLLLPELVNMTTLIIESSPWHRNDIAIPYPTYFHPSTVAELTAWQNRVLKQSRPWLFSFAGAPRWRPPNSTASLRDLSIEQCRASERCKLLDCAGERAGECFSPLRIMALFESSVFCLQPVGDSPTRRSTFDAMVAGCVPVFFHPGSAYTQYAWHLPRDYRRYSVFLPEEVVRQGNESIELALRKITVEEVAAMRKEVVGMLPRLVYGDRRRGAAEFEDAFDVAVERVIEMVEKQRKQMREGAADDVAEEKYTWRQSLVGANVGDHDWDHYFDL